One part of the Salmo salar chromosome ssa10, Ssal_v3.1, whole genome shotgun sequence genome encodes these proteins:
- the kmt5b gene encoding histone-lysine N-methyltransferase KMT5B isoform X3, whose amino-acid sequence MGESKNMVLNGRRHCSRFSSDRSITSARSLRQSKGSLRSRRCSQRVISSTLEAERRHTPSSGMTPKELCENDDLTTSLILDPYLGFQTHKMNSRFRPIKDRQGHLKEVLECFKKHDNLEKAFHALTAGDWSRPHFHHKTKAQGKLFKEHVFVYLRMFATNSGFEILPCNRYSSEQNGAKIVATKEWKTNDKMEYLVGCIAELSQHEESILLRHGENDFSVMYSTRKNCAQLWLGPAAFINHDCRPNCKFVSTGRDTACVKVLRDIEPGEEISCYYGDGFFGENNELCECYTCERRSAGAFKPKTGQSTATPIINSMYGLRETDKRLHRLKKLEDSKCSDSQLDGSNMDPDSQENRDTHSSVGWTACSSVTRLSDAQALSRQTLSKMPMPTSSFNQRHSKNSNVPERLNSKSVKPLHKLGRRCQVTAHRFPIEMEAMGLCLKDPTELVSNRVSRKSAMDKQGPMQVVGTRGCLVHYTVKEHNQNSMKDGSRCPDGLACTHRTRSSTRASVGTQGSDNIKLEPNCGVVRKTKPTDLGEYVTDGHWIISPSLDIKCPSETCPRQRQMINQEEQHSFRPASLLQEGVPGLHHAARTPDIAECRKELQCLPDGREYYNNLSKGDKLLHLGKGKKKQQITRYDSQLILANNSSGIPKLTLRRRRDSGSSRIEPGESDPVKSSSSTKTSMKFGKNHHHAKTKRSSYAARWSNGTFSPAHHIRSSKHGLSPVEHIRSSKHGFSPVEHIRSSKHGISPVEHIRSSKHGLSPMEHIRSSKHGLSPVEHIHSSKHGFSPVEHIRSSKLKIQLQHEWDSRRLSQYRHGSGPFTGIVEREAGEVFGPTVATFGMHDDTEEDSSSSEEEDEDLSDHEEFDDDFIPLPPTKRLRLIVGKDSIDIDIASRRRENQSRTVNA is encoded by the exons ATGGGGGAATCCAAGAACATGGTGTTGAATGGCAGGCGGCATTGCAGCAGATTCTCCAGTGATCGATCCATAACCTCGGCCAGGTCCCTGCGACAGAGCAAGGGCTCCTTAAGAAGTAGGAGATGTAGTCAAC GTGTCATCAGTTCTACCCTTGAGGCAGAGAGACGTCATACCCCGTCGTCGGGTATGACTCCAAAGGAACTCTGTGAGAATGATGACTTGACTACAAGCCTTATTCTAGACCCCTACCTTGGCTTCCAGACCCATAAGATGAATAGCAG GTTTCGACCCATCAAGGACCGACAAGGACATTTGAAGGAGGTGCTAGAGTGCTTTAAAAAACATGACAACCTCGAGAAGGCCTTCCATGCCTTGACTGCTGGGGACTGGTCAAGACCCCACTTTCACCACAAGACGAAGGCTCAGGGCAAACTCTTCAAAGAGCAT GTTTTTGTTTACCTACGAATGTTTGCAACTAACAGTGGGTTTGAAATACTTCCCTGCAATCGTTATTCCTCTGAGCAGAATGGAGCCAAAATTGTAGCAACAAAAGAGTG GAAAACCAATGATAAGATGGAATACCTGGTGGGCTGCATTGCTGAGCTATCACAGCATGAGGAAAGCATTTTACTGCGACATGGTGAAAATGACTTCAGTGTGATGTACTCCACCCGCAAGAACTGTGCTCAACTGTGGCTGGGACCTGCAGCCTTCATCAACCATG ATTGCAGGCCAAATTGCAAG TTTGTTTCCACTGGGCGAGATACAGCATGTGTCAAGGTTCTGAGGGATATTGAACCTGGGGAAGAGATCTCCTGTTACTATGGAGATGGCTTCTTTGGGGAAAATAATGAACTCTGTGAATGTTACACCTGTGAAAG ACGCAGTGCTGGTGCTTTCAAACCAAAGACCGGGCAGTCTACGGCCACTCCTATTATCAACAGCATGTATggcctgagagagacagacaaacggCTCCATCGACTTAAGAAATTAGAAGACAGCAAATGCTCTGACAGTCAGTTGGACGGCTCTAATATGGATCCAGATTCTCAGGAAAATCGTGACACACATTCAT CAGTAGGGTGGACAGCCTGCTCCAGTGTGACAAGGCTCAGTGACGCACAAGCCCTAAGCAGGCAAACTCTGTCCAAAATGCCTATGCCTACCTCATCATTCAATCAAAGACACTCAAAGAACTCCAACGTGCCAGAGAGACTAAACTCAAAGTCCGTAAAGCCTTTGCACAAGCTAGGAAGAAGGTGTCAGGTAACTGCTCACAGGTTCCCCATTGAGATGGAAGCTATGGGTTTGTGCCTTAAGGACCCCACAGAATTAGTCAGTAACAGGGTCTCACGAAAGAGTGCGATGGATAAGCAAGGACCCATGCAAGTGGTGGGAACAAGGGGTTGTCTTGTGCACTACACTGTGAAGGAACACAATCAGAACTCaatgaaagatggtagtaggtgccCAGATGGTTTAGCTTGCACTCACAGAACTCGCAGTTCAACCAGAGCATCAGTTGGCACCCAGGGGTCTGACAACATTAAACTTGAACCAAACTGCGGTGTGGTTAGAAAGACCAAGCCTACAGACCTCGGAGAGTATGTCACAGATGGTCACTGGATAATCAGCCCAAGCCTGGATATCAAGTGTCCAAGTGAGACCTGTCCCAGACAGAGGCAAATGATAAATCAGGAGGAGCAGCACTCTTTCAGACCAGCATCCCTTCTCCAGGAGGGGGTTCCAGGCCTGCACCATGCAGCTCGTACCCCAGACATAGCTGAATGCAGGAAAGAGTTGCAATGCCTGCCTGATGGTCGTGAGTACTACAACAATCTGTCTAAGGGAGACAAGCTTCTCCACCTTGGCAAGGGGAAGAAGAAACAGCAGATTACGCGCTATGATTCCCAGCTGATCCTAGCCAACAACAGCTCAGGCATTCCCAAGTTAACCCTGCGGAGACGAAGGGACAGCGGCAGCAGTAGGATTGAGCCTGGTGAGTCTGACCCTGTCAAGTCCTCCAGCTCCACAAAGACCAGCATGAAATTTGGGAAGAACCATCACCATGCAAAGACCAAGAGGAGCTCTTATGCAGCCAGATGGAGTAATGGGACTTTCAGTCCTGCTCACCACATccgctcctccaaacatggcctcAGTCCTGTGGAACACATccgctcctccaaacatggctTCAGTCCTGTGGAACACATccgctcctccaaacatggcatCAGTCCTGTGGAACACATccgctcctccaaacatggcctcAGTCCTATGGAACACATccgctcctccaaacatggcctcAGTCCTGTGgaacacatccactcctccaaac ATGGCTTCAGTCCTGTGGAACACATCCGCTCCTCCAAACTGAAGATTCAGCTGCAGCATGAGTGGGACAGCAGGAGGCTCAGCCAGTATCGCCATGGTAGTGGGCCCTTCACAGGTATagtagagagggaggcaggggaggtCTTTGGGCCCACAGTAGCAACATTTGGAATGCATGATGACACAGAGGAAGACTCGTCCTCTTCAGAAGAAGAGGATGAAGATTTATCTGACCATGAAGAGTTTGACGATGATTTTATTCCACTTCCACCAACAAAACGCCTCCGGCTCATTGTTGGTAAAGACTCTATAGATATTGATATCGCATCAAGGAGACGTGAAAATCAGTCACGAACAGTCAATGCATGA
- the kmt5b gene encoding histone-lysine N-methyltransferase KMT5B isoform X2 produces MGESKNMVLNGRRHCSRFSSDRSITSARSLRQSKGSLRSRRCSQRVISSTLEAERRHTPSSGMTPKELCENDDLTTSLILDPYLGFQTHKMNSRFRPIKDRQGHLKEVLECFKKHDNLEKAFHALTAGDWSRPHFHHKTKAQGKLFKEHVFVYLRMFATNSGFEILPCNRYSSEQNGAKIVATKEWKTNDKMEYLVGCIAELSQHEESILLRHGENDFSVMYSTRKNCAQLWLGPAAFINHDCRPNCKFVSTGRDTACVKVLRDIEPGEEISCYYGDGFFGENNELCECYTCERRSAGAFKPKTGQSTATPIINSMYGLRETDKRLHRLKKLEDSKCSDSQLDGSNMDPDSQENRDTHSLGWTACSSVTRLSDAQALSRQTLSKMPMPTSSFNQRHSKNSNVPERLNSKSVKPLHKLGRRCQVTAHRFPIEMEAMGLCLKDPTELVSNRVSRKSAMDKQGPMQVVGTRGCLVHYTVKEHNQNSMKDGSRCPDGLACTHRTRSSTRASVGTQGSDNIKLEPNCGVVRKTKPTDLGEYVTDGHWIISPSLDIKCPSETCPRQRQMINQEEQHSFRPASLLQEGVPGLHHAARTPDIAECRKELQCLPDGREYYNNLSKGDKLLHLGKGKKKQQITRYDSQLILANNSSGIPKLTLRRRRDSGSSRIEPGESDPVKSSSSTKTSMKFGKNHHHAKTKRSSYAARWSNGTFSPAHHIRSSKHGLSPVEHIRSSKHGFSPVEHIRSSKHGISPVEHIRSSKHGLSPMEHIRSSKHGLSPVEHIHSSKHGLSPVEHIRSSKHGLSPVEHIHSSKHGLSPVEHIHSSKHGLSPVEHIHSSKHGLSPVEHIHSSKHGLSPVEHIHSSKHGFSPVEHIRSSKLKIQLQHEWDSRRLSQYRHGSGPFTGIVEREAGEVFGPTVATFGMHDDTEEDSSSSEEEDEDLSDHEEFDDDFIPLPPTKRLRLIVGKDSIDIDIASRRRENQSRTVNA; encoded by the exons ATGGGGGAATCCAAGAACATGGTGTTGAATGGCAGGCGGCATTGCAGCAGATTCTCCAGTGATCGATCCATAACCTCGGCCAGGTCCCTGCGACAGAGCAAGGGCTCCTTAAGAAGTAGGAGATGTAGTCAAC GTGTCATCAGTTCTACCCTTGAGGCAGAGAGACGTCATACCCCGTCGTCGGGTATGACTCCAAAGGAACTCTGTGAGAATGATGACTTGACTACAAGCCTTATTCTAGACCCCTACCTTGGCTTCCAGACCCATAAGATGAATAGCAG GTTTCGACCCATCAAGGACCGACAAGGACATTTGAAGGAGGTGCTAGAGTGCTTTAAAAAACATGACAACCTCGAGAAGGCCTTCCATGCCTTGACTGCTGGGGACTGGTCAAGACCCCACTTTCACCACAAGACGAAGGCTCAGGGCAAACTCTTCAAAGAGCAT GTTTTTGTTTACCTACGAATGTTTGCAACTAACAGTGGGTTTGAAATACTTCCCTGCAATCGTTATTCCTCTGAGCAGAATGGAGCCAAAATTGTAGCAACAAAAGAGTG GAAAACCAATGATAAGATGGAATACCTGGTGGGCTGCATTGCTGAGCTATCACAGCATGAGGAAAGCATTTTACTGCGACATGGTGAAAATGACTTCAGTGTGATGTACTCCACCCGCAAGAACTGTGCTCAACTGTGGCTGGGACCTGCAGCCTTCATCAACCATG ATTGCAGGCCAAATTGCAAG TTTGTTTCCACTGGGCGAGATACAGCATGTGTCAAGGTTCTGAGGGATATTGAACCTGGGGAAGAGATCTCCTGTTACTATGGAGATGGCTTCTTTGGGGAAAATAATGAACTCTGTGAATGTTACACCTGTGAAAG ACGCAGTGCTGGTGCTTTCAAACCAAAGACCGGGCAGTCTACGGCCACTCCTATTATCAACAGCATGTATggcctgagagagacagacaaacggCTCCATCGACTTAAGAAATTAGAAGACAGCAAATGCTCTGACAGTCAGTTGGACGGCTCTAATATGGATCCAGATTCTCAGGAAAATCGTGACACACATTCAT TAGGGTGGACAGCCTGCTCCAGTGTGACAAGGCTCAGTGACGCACAAGCCCTAAGCAGGCAAACTCTGTCCAAAATGCCTATGCCTACCTCATCATTCAATCAAAGACACTCAAAGAACTCCAACGTGCCAGAGAGACTAAACTCAAAGTCCGTAAAGCCTTTGCACAAGCTAGGAAGAAGGTGTCAGGTAACTGCTCACAGGTTCCCCATTGAGATGGAAGCTATGGGTTTGTGCCTTAAGGACCCCACAGAATTAGTCAGTAACAGGGTCTCACGAAAGAGTGCGATGGATAAGCAAGGACCCATGCAAGTGGTGGGAACAAGGGGTTGTCTTGTGCACTACACTGTGAAGGAACACAATCAGAACTCaatgaaagatggtagtaggtgccCAGATGGTTTAGCTTGCACTCACAGAACTCGCAGTTCAACCAGAGCATCAGTTGGCACCCAGGGGTCTGACAACATTAAACTTGAACCAAACTGCGGTGTGGTTAGAAAGACCAAGCCTACAGACCTCGGAGAGTATGTCACAGATGGTCACTGGATAATCAGCCCAAGCCTGGATATCAAGTGTCCAAGTGAGACCTGTCCCAGACAGAGGCAAATGATAAATCAGGAGGAGCAGCACTCTTTCAGACCAGCATCCCTTCTCCAGGAGGGGGTTCCAGGCCTGCACCATGCAGCTCGTACCCCAGACATAGCTGAATGCAGGAAAGAGTTGCAATGCCTGCCTGATGGTCGTGAGTACTACAACAATCTGTCTAAGGGAGACAAGCTTCTCCACCTTGGCAAGGGGAAGAAGAAACAGCAGATTACGCGCTATGATTCCCAGCTGATCCTAGCCAACAACAGCTCAGGCATTCCCAAGTTAACCCTGCGGAGACGAAGGGACAGCGGCAGCAGTAGGATTGAGCCTGGTGAGTCTGACCCTGTCAAGTCCTCCAGCTCCACAAAGACCAGCATGAAATTTGGGAAGAACCATCACCATGCAAAGACCAAGAGGAGCTCTTATGCAGCCAGATGGAGTAATGGGACTTTCAGTCCTGCTCACCACATccgctcctccaaacatggcctcAGTCCTGTGGAACACATccgctcctccaaacatggctTCAGTCCTGTGGAACACATccgctcctccaaacatggcatCAGTCCTGTGGAACACATccgctcctccaaacatggcctcAGTCCTATGGAACACATccgctcctccaaacatggcctcAGTCCTGTGgaacacatccactcctccaaacatggcctcAGTCCTGTGGAACACATccgctcctccaaacatggcctcAGTCCTGTGgaacacatccactcctccaaacatggcctcAGTCCTGTGgaacacatccactcctccaaacatggcctcAGTCCTGTGgaacacatccactcctccaaacatggcctcAGTCCTGTGgaacacatccactcctccaaacatggcctcAGTCCTGTGgaacacatccactcctccaaACATGGCTTCAGTCCTGTGGAACACATCCGCTCCTCCAAACTGAAGATTCAGCTGCAGCATGAGTGGGACAGCAGGAGGCTCAGCCAGTATCGCCATGGTAGTGGGCCCTTCACAGGTATagtagagagggaggcaggggaggtCTTTGGGCCCACAGTAGCAACATTTGGAATGCATGATGACACAGAGGAAGACTCGTCCTCTTCAGAAGAAGAGGATGAAGATTTATCTGACCATGAAGAGTTTGACGATGATTTTATTCCACTTCCACCAACAAAACGCCTCCGGCTCATTGTTGGTAAAGACTCTATAGATATTGATATCGCATCAAGGAGACGTGAAAATCAGTCACGAACAGTCAATGCATGA
- the kmt5b gene encoding histone-lysine N-methyltransferase KMT5B isoform X1: MGESKNMVLNGRRHCSRFSSDRSITSARSLRQSKGSLRSRRCSQRVISSTLEAERRHTPSSGMTPKELCENDDLTTSLILDPYLGFQTHKMNSRFRPIKDRQGHLKEVLECFKKHDNLEKAFHALTAGDWSRPHFHHKTKAQGKLFKEHVFVYLRMFATNSGFEILPCNRYSSEQNGAKIVATKEWKTNDKMEYLVGCIAELSQHEESILLRHGENDFSVMYSTRKNCAQLWLGPAAFINHDCRPNCKFVSTGRDTACVKVLRDIEPGEEISCYYGDGFFGENNELCECYTCERRSAGAFKPKTGQSTATPIINSMYGLRETDKRLHRLKKLEDSKCSDSQLDGSNMDPDSQENRDTHSSVGWTACSSVTRLSDAQALSRQTLSKMPMPTSSFNQRHSKNSNVPERLNSKSVKPLHKLGRRCQVTAHRFPIEMEAMGLCLKDPTELVSNRVSRKSAMDKQGPMQVVGTRGCLVHYTVKEHNQNSMKDGSRCPDGLACTHRTRSSTRASVGTQGSDNIKLEPNCGVVRKTKPTDLGEYVTDGHWIISPSLDIKCPSETCPRQRQMINQEEQHSFRPASLLQEGVPGLHHAARTPDIAECRKELQCLPDGREYYNNLSKGDKLLHLGKGKKKQQITRYDSQLILANNSSGIPKLTLRRRRDSGSSRIEPGESDPVKSSSSTKTSMKFGKNHHHAKTKRSSYAARWSNGTFSPAHHIRSSKHGLSPVEHIRSSKHGFSPVEHIRSSKHGISPVEHIRSSKHGLSPMEHIRSSKHGLSPVEHIHSSKHGLSPVEHIRSSKHGLSPVEHIHSSKHGLSPVEHIHSSKHGLSPVEHIHSSKHGLSPVEHIHSSKHGLSPVEHIHSSKHGFSPVEHIRSSKLKIQLQHEWDSRRLSQYRHGSGPFTGIVEREAGEVFGPTVATFGMHDDTEEDSSSSEEEDEDLSDHEEFDDDFIPLPPTKRLRLIVGKDSIDIDIASRRRENQSRTVNA; encoded by the exons ATGGGGGAATCCAAGAACATGGTGTTGAATGGCAGGCGGCATTGCAGCAGATTCTCCAGTGATCGATCCATAACCTCGGCCAGGTCCCTGCGACAGAGCAAGGGCTCCTTAAGAAGTAGGAGATGTAGTCAAC GTGTCATCAGTTCTACCCTTGAGGCAGAGAGACGTCATACCCCGTCGTCGGGTATGACTCCAAAGGAACTCTGTGAGAATGATGACTTGACTACAAGCCTTATTCTAGACCCCTACCTTGGCTTCCAGACCCATAAGATGAATAGCAG GTTTCGACCCATCAAGGACCGACAAGGACATTTGAAGGAGGTGCTAGAGTGCTTTAAAAAACATGACAACCTCGAGAAGGCCTTCCATGCCTTGACTGCTGGGGACTGGTCAAGACCCCACTTTCACCACAAGACGAAGGCTCAGGGCAAACTCTTCAAAGAGCAT GTTTTTGTTTACCTACGAATGTTTGCAACTAACAGTGGGTTTGAAATACTTCCCTGCAATCGTTATTCCTCTGAGCAGAATGGAGCCAAAATTGTAGCAACAAAAGAGTG GAAAACCAATGATAAGATGGAATACCTGGTGGGCTGCATTGCTGAGCTATCACAGCATGAGGAAAGCATTTTACTGCGACATGGTGAAAATGACTTCAGTGTGATGTACTCCACCCGCAAGAACTGTGCTCAACTGTGGCTGGGACCTGCAGCCTTCATCAACCATG ATTGCAGGCCAAATTGCAAG TTTGTTTCCACTGGGCGAGATACAGCATGTGTCAAGGTTCTGAGGGATATTGAACCTGGGGAAGAGATCTCCTGTTACTATGGAGATGGCTTCTTTGGGGAAAATAATGAACTCTGTGAATGTTACACCTGTGAAAG ACGCAGTGCTGGTGCTTTCAAACCAAAGACCGGGCAGTCTACGGCCACTCCTATTATCAACAGCATGTATggcctgagagagacagacaaacggCTCCATCGACTTAAGAAATTAGAAGACAGCAAATGCTCTGACAGTCAGTTGGACGGCTCTAATATGGATCCAGATTCTCAGGAAAATCGTGACACACATTCAT CAGTAGGGTGGACAGCCTGCTCCAGTGTGACAAGGCTCAGTGACGCACAAGCCCTAAGCAGGCAAACTCTGTCCAAAATGCCTATGCCTACCTCATCATTCAATCAAAGACACTCAAAGAACTCCAACGTGCCAGAGAGACTAAACTCAAAGTCCGTAAAGCCTTTGCACAAGCTAGGAAGAAGGTGTCAGGTAACTGCTCACAGGTTCCCCATTGAGATGGAAGCTATGGGTTTGTGCCTTAAGGACCCCACAGAATTAGTCAGTAACAGGGTCTCACGAAAGAGTGCGATGGATAAGCAAGGACCCATGCAAGTGGTGGGAACAAGGGGTTGTCTTGTGCACTACACTGTGAAGGAACACAATCAGAACTCaatgaaagatggtagtaggtgccCAGATGGTTTAGCTTGCACTCACAGAACTCGCAGTTCAACCAGAGCATCAGTTGGCACCCAGGGGTCTGACAACATTAAACTTGAACCAAACTGCGGTGTGGTTAGAAAGACCAAGCCTACAGACCTCGGAGAGTATGTCACAGATGGTCACTGGATAATCAGCCCAAGCCTGGATATCAAGTGTCCAAGTGAGACCTGTCCCAGACAGAGGCAAATGATAAATCAGGAGGAGCAGCACTCTTTCAGACCAGCATCCCTTCTCCAGGAGGGGGTTCCAGGCCTGCACCATGCAGCTCGTACCCCAGACATAGCTGAATGCAGGAAAGAGTTGCAATGCCTGCCTGATGGTCGTGAGTACTACAACAATCTGTCTAAGGGAGACAAGCTTCTCCACCTTGGCAAGGGGAAGAAGAAACAGCAGATTACGCGCTATGATTCCCAGCTGATCCTAGCCAACAACAGCTCAGGCATTCCCAAGTTAACCCTGCGGAGACGAAGGGACAGCGGCAGCAGTAGGATTGAGCCTGGTGAGTCTGACCCTGTCAAGTCCTCCAGCTCCACAAAGACCAGCATGAAATTTGGGAAGAACCATCACCATGCAAAGACCAAGAGGAGCTCTTATGCAGCCAGATGGAGTAATGGGACTTTCAGTCCTGCTCACCACATccgctcctccaaacatggcctcAGTCCTGTGGAACACATccgctcctccaaacatggctTCAGTCCTGTGGAACACATccgctcctccaaacatggcatCAGTCCTGTGGAACACATccgctcctccaaacatggcctcAGTCCTATGGAACACATccgctcctccaaacatggcctcAGTCCTGTGgaacacatccactcctccaaacatggcctcAGTCCTGTGGAACACATccgctcctccaaacatggcctcAGTCCTGTGgaacacatccactcctccaaacatggcctcAGTCCTGTGgaacacatccactcctccaaacatggcctcAGTCCTGTGgaacacatccactcctccaaacatggcctcAGTCCTGTGgaacacatccactcctccaaacatggcctcAGTCCTGTGgaacacatccactcctccaaACATGGCTTCAGTCCTGTGGAACACATCCGCTCCTCCAAACTGAAGATTCAGCTGCAGCATGAGTGGGACAGCAGGAGGCTCAGCCAGTATCGCCATGGTAGTGGGCCCTTCACAGGTATagtagagagggaggcaggggaggtCTTTGGGCCCACAGTAGCAACATTTGGAATGCATGATGACACAGAGGAAGACTCGTCCTCTTCAGAAGAAGAGGATGAAGATTTATCTGACCATGAAGAGTTTGACGATGATTTTATTCCACTTCCACCAACAAAACGCCTCCGGCTCATTGTTGGTAAAGACTCTATAGATATTGATATCGCATCAAGGAGACGTGAAAATCAGTCACGAACAGTCAATGCATGA